The following are encoded in a window of Vigna unguiculata cultivar IT97K-499-35 chromosome 8, ASM411807v1, whole genome shotgun sequence genomic DNA:
- the LOC114193047 gene encoding lysosomal beta glucosidase-like isoform X2 codes for MVNGIQNGSLSTRLGIPMIYGIDAVHGHNNVYKATIFPHNVGLGVTRDPVLIKKIGDATALEVRATGIQYVFAPCIAVCRDPRWGRCYESYSEDPKIVEAMTEIIPGLQGDISGNSIKGVPYVAGKNKVAACAKHYVGDGGTSRGINENNTLINYRGLLNIHMPAYHDSIVKGVSTVMVSYSSWNGKKMHANHFLVTDYLKNKLNFRGFVISDWLGIDKITSPPHSNYSYSIQAGVGAGIDMIMVPFNFTEFIDVLHYQVKNDIIPESRIDDAVERILRVKFVMGLFENPLADPSLVNQLGSEEHRLLAREAVRKSLVLLKNGKSAENPLLPLPKKAANILVAGTHADNLGYQCGGWTITWQGLGGNNLTVGTTVLDAVKQTIDPATKVFYEESPDPAFVKSNNFSYAIVIVGELPYAETFGDSLNLTIPEPGPSTITNVCEYIQCLVVLITGRPVVIQPYLSKIDALVAAWLPGTEGQGVADLLFGDYGFTGKLARTWFKTVNQLPMNVGDKNYDPLFPFGFGLTTNPTKH; via the exons ATGGTGAATGGAATTCAGAATGGATCTTTGTCTACACGCCTTGGGATTCCTATGATTTATGGCATAGATGCAGTTCATGGCCATAACAATGTCTACAAGGCCACCATCTTTCCTCATAATGTTGGGCTAGGAGTTACCAG GGATCCAGTGCTGATAAAGAAGATTGGAGATGCAACTGCCCTTGAAGTTAGAGCTACTGGAATTCAGTATGTTTTTGCTCCATGCATTGCG GTGTGCAGAGATCCTAGATGGGGGCGTTGCTATGAAAGCTACAGTGAAGACCCTAAGATTGTTGAAGCAATGACTGAAATTATTCCTGGTTTGCAAGGAGACATCAGTGGAAATTCCATAAAGGGGGTTCCCTATGTTGCTGGAAA GAACAAGGTTGCGGCTTGTGCTAAGCATTATGTAGGAGATGGTGGCACATCCAGGGGCATTAACGAGAACAATACTTTGATCAATTATAGAGGTTTGCTTAACATTCACATGCCTGCATATCATGACTCCATTGTCAAGGGGGTTTCAACAGTAATGGTCTCCTACTCTAGCTGGAATGGCAAGAAGATGCATGCTAATCATTTTCTTGTCACTGATTACCTCAAGAACAAACTGAATTTCAGG GGTTTTGTCATATCAGATTGGCTAGGCATTGACAAAATTACTTCTCCTCCTCATTCTAACTATTCATACTCTATTCAAGCTGGTGTTGGTGCTGGAATTGATATG ATCATGGTTCCTTTTAATTTCACTGAATTCATTGATGTGCTGCATTATCAAGTAAAGAACGATATTATCCCTGAAAGTAGGATTGATGATGCTGTGGAAAGAATCTTAAGAGTAAAATTTGTCATGGGCCTATTTGAGAATCCACTTGCTGATCCAAGCCTGGTGAATCAACTTGGTAGTGAG GAGCATAGACTGTTAGCAAGGGAAGCTGTAAGGAAATCTCTTGTGTTGCTAAAGAATGGTAAATCTGCTGAGAATCCTCTACTTCCCCTTCCCAAGAAAGCTGCAAATATACTGGTGGCAGGAACTCATGCTGACAACTTGGGTTATCAATGTGGAGGATGGACAATTACCTGGCAGGGGCTTGGTGGCAATAATCTCACAGTTG GTACAACAGTTCTTGATGCTGTAAAACAAACAATTGATCCTGCTACTAAAGTTTTCTACGAGGAAAGTCCTGACCCCGCCTTTGTCAAGTCTAACAACTTTTCTTATGCCATAGTCATTGTAGGGGAACTCCCTTATGCAGAAACATTTGGTGATAGCTTAAATCTAACTATACCTGAGCCAGGTCCAAGCACCATTACCAATGTATGTGAATATATCCAATGCCTGGTAGTTCTAATCACTGGCCGTCCAGTAGTGATTCAGCCTTATCTATCAAAAATAGACGCTCTTGTGGCTGCATGGCTTCCAGGAACCGAAGGCCAGGGTGTCGCTGATCTTCTATTTGGTGATTATGGATTCACTGGCAAGCTGGCAAGAACATGGTTCAAGACAGTTAACCAACTTCCAATGAATGTTGGTGATAAAAATTATGATCCTCTATTTCCATTTGGATTTGGGTTAACTACAAACCCCACCAAGCACTAA
- the LOC114193047 gene encoding lysosomal beta glucosidase-like isoform X1 codes for MIPEPMIIYPRKYTIRTKTPHSQTHSVICIQLLHFSTWSRGSTSSVEMGAISAPLLVVLVFCCLVSVSQAEYLKYKDPTQSLDVRIKDLLQRMTLEEKIGQMVQIERSIATPEVMKKYFIGSVLSGGGSVPETNASAETWIQMVNGIQNGSLSTRLGIPMIYGIDAVHGHNNVYKATIFPHNVGLGVTRDPVLIKKIGDATALEVRATGIQYVFAPCIAVCRDPRWGRCYESYSEDPKIVEAMTEIIPGLQGDISGNSIKGVPYVAGKNKVAACAKHYVGDGGTSRGINENNTLINYRGLLNIHMPAYHDSIVKGVSTVMVSYSSWNGKKMHANHFLVTDYLKNKLNFRGFVISDWLGIDKITSPPHSNYSYSIQAGVGAGIDMIMVPFNFTEFIDVLHYQVKNDIIPESRIDDAVERILRVKFVMGLFENPLADPSLVNQLGSEEHRLLAREAVRKSLVLLKNGKSAENPLLPLPKKAANILVAGTHADNLGYQCGGWTITWQGLGGNNLTVGTTVLDAVKQTIDPATKVFYEESPDPAFVKSNNFSYAIVIVGELPYAETFGDSLNLTIPEPGPSTITNVCEYIQCLVVLITGRPVVIQPYLSKIDALVAAWLPGTEGQGVADLLFGDYGFTGKLARTWFKTVNQLPMNVGDKNYDPLFPFGFGLTTNPTKH; via the exons ATGATTCCTGAGCCCATGATAATTTATCCTCGGAAGTACACAATACGCACTAAAACACCTCACTCTCAAACCCACTCTGTTATCTGCATTCAACTTCTTCACTTCAGTACCTGGAGTAGAG GTTCAACTTCAAGTGTTGAAATGGGGGCAATTTCAGCACCCCTTTTGGTTGTTCTGGTGTTTTGTTGCCTAGTTTCTGTTTCACAAGCAGAATACTTGAAGTACAAAGACCCAACACAGTCACTGGATGTTAGAATCAAGGACTTGCTGCAGCGGATGACCCTGGAGGAGAAGATAGGTCAAATGGTGCAGATTGAACGAAGTATTGCCACCCCTGAAGTGATGAAGAAGTACTTCATTG GGAGTGTGCTGAGTGGGGGAGGCAGTGTTCCAGAAACAAATGCATCTGCTGAGACTTGGATCCAAATGGTGAATGGAATTCAGAATGGATCTTTGTCTACACGCCTTGGGATTCCTATGATTTATGGCATAGATGCAGTTCATGGCCATAACAATGTCTACAAGGCCACCATCTTTCCTCATAATGTTGGGCTAGGAGTTACCAG GGATCCAGTGCTGATAAAGAAGATTGGAGATGCAACTGCCCTTGAAGTTAGAGCTACTGGAATTCAGTATGTTTTTGCTCCATGCATTGCG GTGTGCAGAGATCCTAGATGGGGGCGTTGCTATGAAAGCTACAGTGAAGACCCTAAGATTGTTGAAGCAATGACTGAAATTATTCCTGGTTTGCAAGGAGACATCAGTGGAAATTCCATAAAGGGGGTTCCCTATGTTGCTGGAAA GAACAAGGTTGCGGCTTGTGCTAAGCATTATGTAGGAGATGGTGGCACATCCAGGGGCATTAACGAGAACAATACTTTGATCAATTATAGAGGTTTGCTTAACATTCACATGCCTGCATATCATGACTCCATTGTCAAGGGGGTTTCAACAGTAATGGTCTCCTACTCTAGCTGGAATGGCAAGAAGATGCATGCTAATCATTTTCTTGTCACTGATTACCTCAAGAACAAACTGAATTTCAGG GGTTTTGTCATATCAGATTGGCTAGGCATTGACAAAATTACTTCTCCTCCTCATTCTAACTATTCATACTCTATTCAAGCTGGTGTTGGTGCTGGAATTGATATG ATCATGGTTCCTTTTAATTTCACTGAATTCATTGATGTGCTGCATTATCAAGTAAAGAACGATATTATCCCTGAAAGTAGGATTGATGATGCTGTGGAAAGAATCTTAAGAGTAAAATTTGTCATGGGCCTATTTGAGAATCCACTTGCTGATCCAAGCCTGGTGAATCAACTTGGTAGTGAG GAGCATAGACTGTTAGCAAGGGAAGCTGTAAGGAAATCTCTTGTGTTGCTAAAGAATGGTAAATCTGCTGAGAATCCTCTACTTCCCCTTCCCAAGAAAGCTGCAAATATACTGGTGGCAGGAACTCATGCTGACAACTTGGGTTATCAATGTGGAGGATGGACAATTACCTGGCAGGGGCTTGGTGGCAATAATCTCACAGTTG GTACAACAGTTCTTGATGCTGTAAAACAAACAATTGATCCTGCTACTAAAGTTTTCTACGAGGAAAGTCCTGACCCCGCCTTTGTCAAGTCTAACAACTTTTCTTATGCCATAGTCATTGTAGGGGAACTCCCTTATGCAGAAACATTTGGTGATAGCTTAAATCTAACTATACCTGAGCCAGGTCCAAGCACCATTACCAATGTATGTGAATATATCCAATGCCTGGTAGTTCTAATCACTGGCCGTCCAGTAGTGATTCAGCCTTATCTATCAAAAATAGACGCTCTTGTGGCTGCATGGCTTCCAGGAACCGAAGGCCAGGGTGTCGCTGATCTTCTATTTGGTGATTATGGATTCACTGGCAAGCTGGCAAGAACATGGTTCAAGACAGTTAACCAACTTCCAATGAATGTTGGTGATAAAAATTATGATCCTCTATTTCCATTTGGATTTGGGTTAACTACAAACCCCACCAAGCACTAA